The Verrucomicrobiia bacterium genomic interval ATCACTCGCCGTAGAATCCGCGCGTCATTGCAGACCTCAATCGAATGATCTCTGCCGGATCGTTGGAGGCGGCCAGGCGTTCGGCCAACTGGCCAAGCTCATCCGCGCTGAGCCGCCGGTGGCGAGCCAACTCCAACGCGTGCCGAATTACTTTGGCCTGCTCGTCCGGCGGCAGACGGTCCATTTCCTCAATCACTTTGGCCGCTGTCATAGCTGGAAGTCTAATCGGCGCGGAGTGAATTTCAAGCGCTTGCGCCAGCTGCTCGTCAACAG includes:
- a CDS encoding TilS substrate-binding domain-containing protein encodes the protein MTAAKVIEEMDRLPPDEQAKVIRHALELARHRRLSADELGQLAERLAASNDPAEIIRLRSAMTRGFYGE